The DNA region ATAAAGTTAtcagattttcgatgttttatTCTAATTTGAAGGGTATTTAAATTATCCAACTGATGCGACCCATGCATGACGgatcaaaccatcatttttaacgaaatatctgagatccggcctcaaaaatgtactaaaatatcactcaagtgctcataacttctgatagggttatcagatcatcAGTCtattgggctcattggaaaggtcttttaaataccttttcaaatactttgcgtaaaagaggttttgggtgactcaccacacataacctttggACGCCTATGAGCagtaacttgcaacagagacctcaaaagacccgggggtcgttaaagtgaattgctttgcttttttttatgccAAATATATTACAAGACTGGTTTTCTTACAtgaaccaccctttttacaatgttCCAGATTTAAgccaaaatcgattttttagcACAACTTTTGAAGCACTAATTAATGATTTGGCAACACTATCATGTGATATCGATAATGAGGTTGTTTTTAAGAGTCAGAATCATCCTCTTATCAAGGGATTAGGTTTCTCAAGGTCATATTTCGGATAGTTACTACCGACAAACAgacgcgcgcacacacacacacatataaaGGAAACCCGTTGGACCAGCCACCAGAAAGTAAAATTCGCTCTTTTATCGCTaaacaaagcaggaaaatctaaATCAAGAGATAAATGTCCCTAACGAGAAAAATTGAAACCCCCTGACAGGCAAACtttatatgtgtgtgtgtgcgtggatGATTGTGGCGTGCGaaccaaaagaaaaataagtaaaacaAGAAGACCAGGCCAGTTTTTAGATTGCTTTTCACGGTTATGAtcatttatttgaatgtttgtttttttctttgctgTGCCAATGTTTTGCGATGAGTCTTCGGCCCTAACCAGTCTTGCTAACAGAATCGATACACGTTTTGAAAAACTCCATGTTTTTAGTGgatatttgtttaaatattgccaatttaaaattgagattGATAACCCTGCATCAAACGACTTTATTTTTgagtacaaaacaaaaaacgttaCAGTTCAAActagagagagagaaaggatACAGGTCCGTGCACAAATGAGCAAAACAATCACAACTAGAGACAATCATCAAATCCTGTACGTTTTTTgtcatcttcttcttcttcctggTGCGCTAGATATTTATATCTCAAGGAATAGTTTATCAGTATTACGATGCACAAGTTTCACTTACGAGAATTACTTTCcttttcttgttatttttttaagattacgATTAAAACACATATACTGTTTGCCTGTATCTCTACCTTGCCAATCGACACTTGGGGGCGATTTGGACAGAAGGAAGGGGGTTTCACCTTTCATCGTATTTTTAGACTCTTGGAGATTGTGTGGAGTCACACTGTTCTACactgtttgatttttgtttgggTTTCTTATGACAAGTGACAACTACTGGCACGCTACTGGAGACAGCGGGGCGATTACGGTAGTTTAATGTTTCAAAGTTTTACTTTCTAGCAGCTGGGCGTCGGGTAGCACTGTGTAATGTCAACACACCCCAATCCTCTTGGGGTGTGCGGGCGACTAAGTGTGGGTGCAGAACTTACGACCTTTGGTGAGGAATAGAACAAATggtaaaatattagtttttagggttaaaatacaaaattctgcgacaaaaaactaaaatacccTAACATTTGTTATGGCATTTTCGTAGTTTCATAAAATGAATATGAGAATAAAACTAAAACTTTTAAACACAATATGCCAAAAACCGTTCGTTATTTGGAGATTTTCCCTCATCCCGTTAAAAAAGTGGAGCCATTCCCATCTTCCACACCCCTTACCATTCCATGGTGAGCGGTGGAAATGGGAACGGCTGGCAATAGACGGCTGCCATGTTGGTGATTATCATTTGCTAGGCTACCTGTTGTGGAAAATCATCACAtatacatggcgaaatccagtctgcaatccgttAAAATCACCGTTTGAATAAttggttcgtccatacaagtttTCACAGAAATTcgacagcaaaacaaatggttacAAAATATTGTAGAATCTGTAtgctgagcatttttttttattttacatttcaaaacaaaaaatcgatttgatcataaaatcatttttgtatgttcTTAACTCTAGATtattaaaataacaacttttgagctTTGACTCAGcaagggcaaaaaatatttggcaaaACGAAGAGTATTGAAAaacatccaaaatgcaaaaacaaaaacaaaattttgttaattcagcactactgatcttaggcttcgactatcaaaaGGCGTTcctcttatcaacagcatgtatgaatgcgccgaaaagataaaacaccatgattgccaaaacaagatcagttgcgaataggtaacagtcattggcccaccaacggcgcccgccatgtcagtttgtagatctcgattttaagggacgggaatgttagttagcgcaggttgctactagggcagctgatttactctgtgcttacaccccacgagcgccaggaacctgaaaacttgttaagtAGAAAGCGTTTTGCTTGCCATCCTAAGGACAggagatcgaaccccgccgtgagcttcaagtttttcatttaattcaaatttccatAACTCTCTcactgggagcagatgggtatcgaacccaggaccattcacttataaagcgaacatcgtaactattcagccacgaccgaacctggtcgcaaaaattaatcgacaacatttttcgatgtaaaatcaaatttgcaatcaaaaagtactttagtgaaatattgataaagtgcaccgttttcaagttaaatccatttttaggtgacttttttgaaaatagtcgcagtttttcatttttgccttcctcacctcactgaggcaaggctataaaatcactcgaaaaatgaacttcttaaatacacctcctagatataccttcacgtatacctatcgactcagaatcaaattctgaacaaatgtctgtggggatgtgtgtagacacgatttttttccacacgattaactcagaactgactgaaccgattttggccggatccgccttattctgttcgttttggggtcccctaagaccctattaaattttattttgtttagtaaagtatttaaaaagttatgccaagaaaaagatttttgtagatacaaaaaagggtgattttttgcataacctcaaaaggccgggtctttttgtttacgtgcgagagtcgcgctagatgcgaaacgcccggttgccacattgcttcaaatgagagtctgtatgttttctggaaaagtctgtatcaggtatgtatttttgcataaaattattttcattattactttgtaaatgtgaggaaggcaccacccacctaatggtggattaagaaacgttttttaaattagtacacatgttttttcatgtgtTACACCCACCATTTTccattgtcgatatctcagcaactaatggcccgatttacaatgttaaaatatgaaacattcgtaaagggaccatccataaaccacgtggacactttttggggaatctgttacccccccccccccctcgtggacaattgtccatacaaaaaaaatttttttgtatggatcgtggacaatcgccatacccccccccccctaaagtgtccacgtggtttatggatggtcccaaagttgttcgatcattttcaaaatttctaaatcaagactaacattttaaaagggcgtaatattgaatgtttcgcccttttgaaatgttagtcttggtttgaaatttttgaatatattttttttcgaaaagatcggataatttcacgaatgtttcatattttaacaatgtaaatcgaaccattaattgctgagatatcgacgttagaaaatgttgggttgtttgggtgagacttggaaaacatcaattttcatgtttataaacttttgcatggcaatatttcagcaactaaggttcgtatcaacaaagttcaaaaaagcaaaatatagagcattttctcagcttttaaaaatatttttttataaaagtgggcaaacatgtgcaccaatttaaaaaaatgaaaaactgcgactattttaaaaaaaagttacctaaaaactaatttaacttgaaaacggtgcactttatcaatatttcactaaagtactttttgattgcaaatttgatttaaaatcgaaaaatgaagttgaaaaatttttgcgaccaatttttcgattttttaaaaaaatcagtattgattcaaaaattcataactcgctcaaagattttttgcacaacctggaaatttctgaaaagttggcatttgatgtcctctaaaacatatcaaaaaataaaaaatattaaaaatagtgtttttttgcaaatctagttttagtgacaaaaagttaaataaaaaataaccaaaaaattttttaccgtgcatcattttttccagtgtagtcagtatccatacctacaactttgtagaagacaccaaatcgatcaaaaaaaatccttcaaaagataaagatttttgaattttcatacatcatttttgtatggccagctgccaaatttgtatggaaaattatatggacaaactaatgatgcaaaatggcttctttgggcataccgaaggcaccagtttcagtcggattaaaaaatacaaaaatttaattttaggaaaaagaccgatttcgtagagaatttcttggctctagttttttttaaattaaattctcttagtttttacaaaataccgtattttttcgtaaataaatttttttacaaaataccgtattttttttctaaaacactcaagttttcataatttgcaaaatgggaATCAAACGAAGCAGCATTTGGTTTTttgaattcagtacaaaaaaagtacaaagtacaaaaattacaaaataccgttttttaagtacttaaatttttgaaattttcaatatgggtatcaaaaatttaaatttttgtatgcattttcactgtgtttgagttttttttttaataaatacttaaattttcgcaaaataccatattttattgaaagcactaaaatattcataattttcattatgcgtatcaaacgaagcgaaatttggtatgctttttcacttttagtacagttttttaaattaaatactcaaattttttgcatattttcataatttgaaaaatacgatattttgcgAAGATTTGAGTACTTTAttccaaaaactctaaaacagtgaaaatgcatgcaaaatttcaaatcttttgatacccatattgcaaattatgaaaattagagTACTTtataaaaaacagtattttgtgaaaagtttagtatttcattcaaaaaactataaaacaatgaaaatgcaTGCCAAATTTCaaatgatacccatattgcaaattataaaaatttctgtattttggagaaaatatggtattttgtgatttttttgtatttttacttttaaacttaccatattaccaaaaaaatattttctaatagaaagctttgaaaatttaacataatttaattgGATTAAATcagttttagaaaaatattaaaaataagttatcgtccgttatgGTCAATAAAATGATCGCCGATAAATcatcggaataacgataacgataaaacTATCGATATtgttatcgaacctcgataattttatcgttaacaaccttgtttGACTTGTATTTTGTTTCTACTTTTCAGTAGgtatttattttcataatttttcgaatgtatttttgccttcctcaccttactgaggaaaggctataaaatcactcggaaattaaacttcttaatttgacgtcctagacccaccttcatgtatacctatcgactcagaatcaaattctgagcaaatgtctgtgtgtgtggtgggttgttgatcaaaaaattgtcactcgattatctcgacattggcagaaccgattttgtccgttttggcctcattcgatccgtcttggggtcccataagtcgctattaaaaattatgcagtttagttaagtagttcaaaagttatgctaaaaaaacaattttaacaaaagtccggaagatagtaaaaagaatgatttttgtaagaaaacccgtcatgctatcgtttttagaaaggtatttaaaagacctttccaacgcgtctaagacattgaagatttgacaaatctatcaaaagttataagcacttaagtgttatttatacgctttttggaggccggatctcagaaacgttgatgaaaacattgtccggatctctcatgcgacctatcgttggataggtattcaaaagggctttccaacgcgtccaaaacattgaagatctgacaaccctatcagaagttataagcacttaagtgttatttacgcactttttgcattttggatagcacccttttaatgtgaggaaggcgccaaccacctatgggtggattaagtatcgtttttaaATCTGTATTTAAATTCTGCTCGGGGAGAGCAATTTAAATTTCCCCGAAATTcgagaaaatcttgaaaaatcattaaaatttcgtttcgttAGAGAATCAGAAACACAAATCATGGAAAGTAGAAATTTTAGAcagaataaaattcaattacaaaaaatacaaaagcttTCCAATCGACTAATAGGTATAGTGCAaaatagggcgtccaattttcccgggttttgaatttcccgggaaacgggaaaaatatttttcaaattccgggaattcccgggattacgggaaatttttgaaacattcataaaatctatgatttcattatattttttgttttcaagctcaaaattatggaaaaagctaaataatattaattggtgataatctacacttcaatctaaacaaggacgacagttttcaaaaagcttaaaagtaattaaaaacttttttttttgtgctttggatattaaatgattttttttttatccattgTGATTCGAATTAAATAAGTCTTtcataaatatatttcttttgtatatattttttataacattaggctggtacaaatatttttaaaagtttttgtcacccccccccccccttcaaaattggcccgaaaaatcaggggcaaaaaatatttttacaataaacttcaaaatttcaatgaaaattcaagtgcaaccagctgaaatcaaattaaaatacattcttctgcgttttaaatcatttttagcatgtttgggtttattaaaaaatcttaagattttttgaaaattttcgatgcaaaaccttttttttcgatacaatttttgtttttgtcagatcttagatttttttgaaaactaatgattgcaaaacaactgaactagtgtaaaatgcatttcaaaacacttttttttatttaaatgtaaagactatggcttgttatttaaatttttatatttttttatttttttgccccccccccccccttgacctcggccagggccgagggacaaaaactttttttaatatttgcatcggccttactagaattcaattttttgaaaaagtctaataaagaataaataaaactaataaaaagataccagtcaatgtaaaattgtaaaaaaattacaatcgaAATCGGGACGACAGGCCGAATtttcaaatccaagatggcggccaaaatggcaacgatgaaatatttaaaaaatgcatttggtaactTTTAAGGCaatcaatcattcaaattttactaaaattgggttTCAGAATTCtagtttcatattttttaaggtagaaaaaaaaacatttttttcgtgactCGATTGTCTGAAGTCCTATACAAACTTTCaaataatcgaactttggataattgaaaCTTCTGATAATCCAATTTTGTTTCTGTTCCAACGAATCGAAGccattcaaaacattttgaaaaataattgactTAAATAGCTGTTCGTTTttggtgtttgatgaaaaataatgtaatattatttttttcaaatttaaaatcatgaatttactttaaaaaattaccctgtctttcaaaaatatataaaatagaatggaaacaaaattgaaacctcaggcattttaaaattttaacaattttccctaataagccaaattaatgctgatataatataaaaaatgtaatgctttaaattttaatttttattgataatTAAGTATTCAACTTGTCAATTATGTATTTCCaccaccaaatctgaatttccagactaaaatttgatatttttcaattgcgggaattcccgggacaaacaattgaaaatcccgggattcgagaattcccggttttggaaaaatcccgggaattcccgggatggacgcactagtgcaaaacatagaaaaaaaaaaaaccttacccATCGGTTCGCCGCGTGAGCGTCGGTGTGCTGGGCACGATGCGATCGTCCGCACTTTCGTCGTAGTTTTGCTGCTGAgcctgttgctgttgttgcagCACCAGCTGGCGTCGGCTCTGGGACGGCGAAGCGGACACGACCGCCGCTTGGGCCGGCGCGATGCTTCCCGAGGAAGCTACGACCGAAGCGGCCGCCGTAGCCGAGGAGGAAGAGGAAGAAGTGGACGTAGATGCGGTCACGGCTGCCGTTGACGACGATGACGAGCTGGACGAAGAAGTGCCCGGTTCTCCGCTGCCACTGCTAATGCTTTGAATCTGCTGGACGTCCCCGCCGGCGGTTACGCTCTGACTCTGGCTGGTGGCGATTTCCGTTGCCGGGTTACTGCCCGTGGAGGTTGACGGGCCAGCGTTGCTGCTTTGGCCAACGCTGGTGCTGCTGGAGCTTTCCGCGTCCGGAGCGACCTGTGCGCTGCTGCTTTGCGACTGGTTAGGAACTTCGTTATCATCGTCCACGTCGACCTCGTTGTTGGCCGATTGGACGTTGTCTTCGTCGATATCGGGACCTTCACCCTCGTCGTAATTTCCGGCGATTTCCGGTTCGTCCTGCTCGTACGCCTCTTCCGCTTCGTAACCCTCGAACGGACCGTCGTCCGCTTCGGCCGTGCCTTCGTCGGCGGTTCCGTCATCGGCCATGCCATCGTCATCCTCCTCCGAATCCACCACAATGATGTCGTCCTCCTGGTCTCGCTGGGACGAAGTCGGCACCTGGTACTCCACGTCCAACCCGGACTCGCTCACACCCTGCAAAAAGGCAAACGTTGGTCATCGAAACGCTTCGGACATTGCAAGGAAAAACAGAACAAGAGCAATTCTTCTTTCACACAATTTACTAAGCTCTAAATACAAGCAACAAAAATCTATACCTGGAACGTTTCACCGCCCTGCATTCGGGTGCGCTTGTTGACCGGGGCCGACTTTTCTCCCGGCTGTTCCACCGTATCCGTCGAGCTGTCCCCCTCGACGTCCCGCGGACGCTTGTGGCCGGCGGCAGCCTGCGACGTGGTCACCGCGTTGCTCGACGTCGACGCCTGGTGGTGACTGCTGAGGGCCAGCTGTTGAGCCTGATGGGAAAGATAGCATGATTAGTTTGAAGGTCACTCAGTTAAATTCTAACAACTCACATTGGAAGAAGTGGTTCCGCTGGTGCTGGGTGCCGGATTTTGCTGCTCCTGGGGCGGAGGCTGCTGCTGCGCCAGTGGCAACGACTGAATCGACGGTGCAACGgcattgctgctgctgttggcggCCGGAGCACCCTCGATGTGGGGCGAAACCAGTGCAACGGTTTGCGAAgacggttgctgctgctggctggcgGACAGGGCGTGCACCTGCGAAGACGGTCCCGGCTGTTCGTTGGGCTGCTGGGCTGGAATGCTTTCGTTCTCCTGCTGGGACGTCGACGAAGAGCTGCTTTCGGCGGCCGTTGTTGATCCCATGGGAGGAACTGCGGCGACGGCCACGTTTGCCGAACTGGTGGCCGGCATGTAGTCCGTGTGGGAGCTCGTAGGTGACGAGGACATGGATTCGTTGGAGTTGTTGTTGCCGCTGGTGCTGCCGGCGGTCGTGTGCACTTGCTGTTGGGGTGGAACCAGAGCGGTAACGCTGCCACCCGTGTTGGACGACGAAGACGAGGAGGACGATCCTTGTACGATCGCGACGTTGTTCGATTGACTCGTGGGAAGAACTGCGGCCGTCCGACTGCTCGACTGCACCGACATCGGGCGGATGCTGGCCAGAGGAGTTTCGCTTCCGCGGCGTGGCGTCACCGTTGCCGATTGTTGGGCGCTCGGGCCGGGGATCGGCTTCACATTGGCCGTCCGTGGACTCTCGGCGGCAGTCTTCTCCGACGAGCCGGAAGCACTGGTCGATGGCTTCGAGGCCTGTTGTAAGCCGAGCTGACGTGAGAGTTGATTCAGGCGCATGTTTAGTTGCTCGTTATCCCGTGTCAACCGCGTGATCGCCTCTGCCTTTTCCTTGTCTTGCTCGGCGAATTCTTTGTTCAGCCGCGCAATACGCCCGTCCAGCTGGGACTTGAGCAGCTCGTTTTCATCGCGCACGTGCTCCAACGATTGGATCTGGACTCGGGCGGCGTTCAAATCGCGCGTGGCAGCATTCTTCATCTCGGTCAAGCTCAAAATGCGATGCTTCACGTCCTTCAGGATGTCCTGATTGCGTTCGGCCTTCTCCAGCTTAGTCTTGATCAGTTCGTTCTCCTTCTTGAGGTTTTCAATCTCCTCCTGCGAGGAAGTGATTTGGGACTTGAGTTCCGACACGTTATTCTCGCCGGCCTTGTCCGCCTGCTCGCCGCTCGTTCCTTCGCCAGTCGATACTCCCTCAGCAGCAGGCTTGTTGCCAGCCTCGCCCTCCTTCTCATCGACCTGCTTCTTGAGATCCATGTACGAATCCTTGTATCGCTTGGCAATCTTCCGAATCTGAGTTTCCTTGCTCTTGGCGTCGGCCAACTGTTCCTCTTTGCTGGCAATCTCGTCGGTAAGCTTCTTCAGTTCATCATCGCGCTTCGTCAACGTAGTCTTGACCTCGCCAATTTCGGTAGTCATCTTGGCACCGGCCTGGCGCAGCACATCCAACTCTTCAGCGTACTTTTTGTTCTGATCCGCCGAGCTGGCCAACTGCTTGCCAAGGTTGGCAATCTCCGCCTCCAACTTACCCTTCTCGATCTTGATCGAGTTCAGCtcctcgctggacttcttcagCAGTTCCTTCTCGTTGGTCAGCATCTTGGCCAGGTTCTCGCGCTCCGTCTGCAGTCGCTTCCAATCCTCGGGGCTGGTCTTGTTCGATCGCTCGACCAGCAGATTAGCACGCTGTCTCCAGCGGGTTGCCTCCAGCCGCAGCGTTGAGTTCTCGCTGGTAGCCGATTCGATCTTGACGCTCAACTCGCGCACCTTCTCCTGCAGCGGGAACAGTTCGTCCTCGGACTTGAGCAGTCGCTCCGACAGCTCCTTGATCTTCTTGTTCAGACTGTCACGCTCCTCGCGCAGGACGCGATTGCTGTCGGTGATGGCGTTGAACGTCTCGAGCTTGCGCAGAATCTCCTCGTGCTTGGCCGCCGTAACGACTCCCGTTTCCGACTTTTCCCGCTCGGCGGTCAGCTCTGCCTGCGCTTCCTCCATCTTCTTCTGGAACATCATCAGCTCGGACTGAACGCGCACGTTCTCCGACCGCAGAATGTCAAACTTGGCCACGGCAATGTCCTTCTCCTTGCGCAGATACTTGATGATCTGGAGCAGCTGGTCGACCGAGCGCTTCTCCTCGTCCGAAATGGACTTGTTCATCACCGAAGAGTCGTCCATCGCAACCGAGTCGTCCTTCATCGATTCGTCTGCGGCCTTCTGCTCGAGTGCTTGCGCCGCCGTTATCGACAACTTGGTGCTCAAGCTCTGGATCTGATCGTGCAACGCGGCGTTCTGCGAGTTGAGATCCGAGAGGCGTTCCTCGAGCTGGTCGATTTCCTTCTTCATGATCTCCTCCCGGTTCTTCCAGCACTCTTCGCTGGTGTTGAAGCGTTCGATCGCCTGGTCACGCGCTTGCTTCAGCTCGTCAAACTGCAGCTTCGTTTTCTGCACCTCCTCCTTGAGCGTGGTCAGCTGTTGAATGTCGGACGAGTGCTGCACCATTTCGTTGGCGTACTTTTGCTCGGCCACCTGCAACTGCTCGAGCAGAGAGTTGTTCTTGTCACGCAGCTCCCGCAGATCCTTGTTGTTCTCGCTGATCTTCTCCAGCGCTTCCTTCAGCTCGACCTGGGACTTGTGCAACTCGGACTCGCCGTCCGTCGAGGCGGTCAACTGCTCGCCGGTCTTCTTGAGCGAATTCTCCGTCTTCAGCTCTTCCACCTGTGCCTTCAGATCGGTCTCGCTCTTCTTCAGGCTGTGCA from Culex quinquefasciatus strain JHB chromosome 3, VPISU_Cqui_1.0_pri_paternal, whole genome shotgun sequence includes:
- the LOC6035017 gene encoding nucleoprotein TPR isoform X2; the protein is MEVDESPEVTTAGEAVPAAEVVEAVEAAPKVDGTPTAVGSLRSILSAEELEVIPGETTKKIETYYEQKLEEFLTAKALLETAKTNVEQTKVDYEKQIEELTLKYQDESSKFHFSQQSGKELRLELEDAKQELIQAKDKLKQNDLDTARFRRERNEAVNERDTLLNAVERRTLEVGRLQADVLALEQKLKAANVTKCEALAKLEEIQSKEFSLDFKEKRMDKELSMRDNQIQKLSDDLHRALQDLQNVRRDQNFKSLTTDTKLTEKTEELKIATAQIAHLNEQNQELSAKAEDMANKLLQQSEETRKMMDHYRKELQSQTKLCELYQEDCEDNKKQTEELGTAVSELKKLLNEASDAYGKLETQQKSLVLKHEKELEAKDQTLQQLRDELKNANELLKLAKEESLEHAVEKLAPSAAATSRLIKSGMTLTELYTMYVKTAEDLQVEKKENSKLQLQIKNIVQELEERAPELTRQQNEYQNLKDANEEMSLQLNKLIEENADVRSELVAMQDKVRYLDNENKKYKLERGDLSRQICHLLREIEQMRGGYASEADQSISSDMSANEVITKKLVTFSDIQELQENNVKLLLVVRDFSAKLEELEIAQNAMSQATFEAKIASYKKQLQEMQETREYQTQMMQQCIQQRDRYKKMYHDAMRSYNAVGGKGGNFGGSLNGSLSGENADVAMDEEIPTVSTVSAISSEAVAEKEKKISELEAKVKETQKMLTTLKEEYDNYRKEKLTNDKMLNEQFDGMRTEIRELSSKNIKFSATVEYNNEQIKIQQKNVATYKKQISTLEERNKNYETTISKQEATIMYLKDETMSAQSKLARAEVQVENLKHECRILKDAESRLQTEREILNRERQNQNLLLNNLEMIKVTMERSEAEGRIRLETRLDDVSRECSALRRRLQEEQDRARELTTHLERQLQTAKQRMDEEVAIAETVQAELKNARDELEIKSRKIDDLNKKLQETLSPNDEDNPVTQANKKIRELEAKLNESDIEIESLRKELTTAREHVKQYCNMSESSEKELKDLNELYTTYKTQTESELHSLKKSETDLKAQVEELKTENSLKKTGEQLTASTDGESELHKSQVELKEALEKISENNKDLRELRDKNNSLLEQLQVAEQKYANEMVQHSSDIQQLTTLKEEVQKTKLQFDELKQARDQAIERFNTSEECWKNREEIMKKEIDQLEERLSDLNSQNAALHDQIQSLSTKLSITAAQALEQKAADESMKDDSVAMDDSSVMNKSISDEEKRSVDQLLQIIKYLRKEKDIAVAKFDILRSENVRVQSELMMFQKKMEEAQAELTAEREKSETGVVTAAKHEEILRKLETFNAITDSNRVLREERDSLNKKIKELSERLLKSEDELFPLQEKVRELSVKIESATSENSTLRLEATRWRQRANLLVERSNKTSPEDWKRLQTERENLAKMLTNEKELLKKSSEELNSIKIEKGKLEAEIANLGKQLASSADQNKKYAEELDVLRQAGAKMTTEIGEVKTTLTKRDDELKKLTDEIASKEEQLADAKSKETQIRKIAKRYKDSYMDLKKQVDEKEGEAGNKPAAEGVSTGEGTSGEQADKAGENNVSELKSQITSSQEEIENLKKENELIKTKLEKAERNQDILKDVKHRILSLTEMKNAATRDLNAARVQIQSLEHVRDENELLKSQLDGRIARLNKEFAEQDKEKAEAITRLTRDNEQLNMRLNQLSRQLGLQQASKPSTSASGSSEKTAAESPRTANVKPIPGPSAQQSATVTPRRGSETPLASIRPMSVQSSSRTAAVLPTSQSNNVAIVQGSSSSSSSSNTGGSVTALVPPQQQVHTTAGSTSGNNNSNESMSSSPTSSHTDYMPATSSANVAVAAVPPMGSTTAAESSSSSTSQQENESIPAQQPNEQPGPSSQVHALSASQQQQPSSQTVALVSPHIEGAPAANSSSNAVAPSIQSLPLAQQQPPPQEQQNPAPSTSGTTSSNAQQLALSSHHQASTSSNAVTTSQAAAGHKRPRDVEGDSSTDTVEQPGEKSAPVNKRTRMQGGETFQGVSESGLDVEYQVPTSSQRDQEDDIIVVDSEEDDDGMADDGTADEGTAEADDGPFEGYEAEEAYEQDEPEIAGNYDEGEGPDIDEDNVQSANNEVDVDDDNEVPNQSQSSSAQVAPDAESSSSTSVGQSSNAGPSTSTGSNPATEIATSQSQSVTAGGDVQQIQSISSGSGEPGTSSSSSSSSSTAAVTASTSTSSSSSSATAAASVVASSGSIAPAQAAVVSASPSQSRRQLVLQQQQQAQQQNYDESADDRIVPSTPTLTRRTDGS